The following proteins come from a genomic window of Patescibacteria group bacterium:
- the clpP gene encoding ATP-dependent Clp endopeptidase proteolytic subunit ClpP, with product MNLVPTVLEKTKHGERAYDIYSRLLKDRIIFLAGPITDTLANLVIAQMLFLASQDPKKDIQLYINTPGGSVTAGLAIYDTMQYIKCPVATICFGLAGSMGAVLLAAGEKGKRFALPNTEVLLHQVAGGVTGEAIEIEITAKQIIKIKNKLNKMLAKHTGQSLEKVEKDTDRDFYLSADEAKEYGIIDEVIKAKE from the coding sequence ATGAATTTAGTTCCAACGGTTTTAGAAAAAACAAAACATGGGGAAAGGGCTTATGATATTTATTCTCGGCTTTTAAAAGATAGAATCATTTTTTTAGCAGGTCCTATTACTGATACCCTGGCTAATTTAGTAATTGCCCAGATGCTGTTTTTAGCTAGCCAGGATCCAAAAAAAGACATTCAGCTTTATATCAATACGCCCGGAGGCTCGGTAACTGCTGGTCTGGCAATTTACGATACCATGCAGTATATAAAATGCCCGGTTGCTACAATTTGTTTTGGATTAGCGGGCTCAATGGGTGCTGTTTTGCTTGCTGCCGGGGAAAAAGGGAAACGTTTTGCTTTGCCAAATACCGAAGTTTTGCTTCATCAAGTAGCAGGCGGAGTAACAGGAGAGGCAATAGAAATTGAAATCACAGCTAAACAGATTATTAAAATCAAAAATAAATTAAATAAAATGTTAGCTAAACACACGGGTCAATCCTTAGAAAAAGTAGAAAAAGATACTGATAGAGATTTTTATTTATCAGCCGATGAAGCAAAGGAATACGGAATTATTGATGAAGTAATAAAGGCAAAAGAGTAG